One genomic region from Drosophila busckii strain San Diego stock center, stock number 13000-0081.31 chromosome 3R, ASM1175060v1, whole genome shotgun sequence encodes:
- the LOC108601363 gene encoding uncharacterized protein LOC108601363 → MLELMCLCLLASQALAYSNAYLPQQQARVATQYFSYSAPAEEDQTLQSQAARQLAQAFQPAQQVVFIRSPETNLFTLTAKQLAARNALDIYVLQRQTDAATLQLQRAAIEQQLGQQPTVRFVKYRTPADANRALSSLRANYEQLPGRSISHALETANVIKLHSPSLNVVVPQANYEPQELETAQLQSLFRQYLPPAQER, encoded by the exons aTGCTTGAGCTAATG TGTCTTTGCTTGTTGGCTAGTCAGGCCTTAGCTTACAGCAATGCGtacttgccacagcagcaagcgcGAGTTGCCACACAATACTTTAGCTATAGTGCACCAGCGGAGGAGGATCAAACGCTGCAGTCGCAAGCAGCGCGACAGCTGGCACAAGCGTTTCAGCCAGCTCAACAGGTTGTCTTCATACGCTCGCCCgaaactaatttgtttaccTTGACGGCCAAGCAGCTGGCGGCACGCAATGCTTTGGATATCTATGTGCTGCAGCGGCAAACAGATGCTGCcacattgcagctgcagcgcgcTGCCATAGAGCAGCAACTGGGCCAACAGCCTACAGTGCGCTTTGTTAAGTATCGCACGCCAGCGGATGCCAACAGAGCGCTAAGCAGCCTGCGAGCCAACTATGAGCAGTTGCCTGGACGCAGCATCAGCCATGCGCTGGAAACAGCAAATGTTATAAAGCTGCATTCACCAAGCTTGAACGTTGTTGTGCCACAAGCAAACTACGAGCCGCAGGAGCTGGAAACAGCGCAGCTACAGTCGCTCTTTCGACAATATTTGCCACCCGCACAGGAGCGTTAG